The sequence gtttttggttGCACTCTTGCTTCGCTCGGCGACCGCCCGCTGTTTCGCTCAGCGACCGTCTACTGCTTCGGTTCAAGCTTTGTATAGGTTGCTTCGGTGCAAGCTTTGTATAGGTTTGTTTCCTTGTTCTTCTTTTTGGATTTTGTGCTTTCGTCTATTTTTTGTGTTAGGTTCTGATTTGGGCATTTATTCTTCTTTTTGTGTTAATTTCTGGTTTGGGCATTCAAGCTTCTCGGTGTAAGGAAGTGCAGTAATCTCCTCTCTTTCGTCTTCACAACTTCTCCAGCTCCAGTCTTGTTTCTCGGTGTACCGTCTGCTGCTTCGGTTCAAGCTTTGCCCAGGTTTATTTCCTTGTTCTTCTTTTTGGGTTGTTTGTTTTTGTTCATTCTTTTTGTTCTGGTTGTTGATTTGGGCATTTAAGCTTCTTCCATATGTTTGCTTGTTCTTGTTTTTCCCTCGTTATCAATTGGGTTTCTTTTTAAGCTTCTTGGTTTGATCCTTCTAATGAACTAAGTTATCAACTGGAACAAgctttgggattttttttttgggtttgtgAATTTTTTCGGACTACCAAAGCTCATTAGCTACATCAACTTGCTACAACAGATTCCTCTGCCTCTGGTTTAGAACCTAATACTGACTCAAACTTTTCTAAAGCCTCATTGTATTTTCCAATCCTTCAGTATTTGTTCAAAGAGCTTAAATTTTGAGCAGAAAAATAGCTACTGTTGTACTATAGTAAATTAATACTATTTGTGTAGACaatgataatataatattttcaatcAATATAACTAAATTATTTCCTCGATTGGCTCCAAATTAAGGATTTCCAAAACACCTTCAAAACTGACAAGGGCATAAACACTACTAAACCATCTTCGAACTAAATCATATACAATATTGGTCTTTGACAACAAACAATGTACTCGTAGAAAACAAGAGGAAAAGAAGAAGTATAATCCAAACGACAAACAGGCAAAAAAATCCCTTAAATCTTCCAACAATTCAGTAGATGCTTAGCCGAAACACCTCGCCcaaagataaatattttttacatattgGTTTACACTTTTTGTAAAACTAAAATGCTGACTTTGCCTCTGTTAATTGTAATACTTATTTTTCTTCAAGGTTATTTGGGTTATGTTGAATTTGCCTACGTTAATTGCTATACTTTTTTCCCTCAAGGTTATTTGCGCTTTGCTGTGTGAACATAAACGATCTGCATGCGCTGAGGTATACTCTGGGAAAAAATGGCTAGCTCCTCGACTCAATCAACATATAGGTACGCGTTTTCTTAGTTTTCCATAACATTACATTTAGGAATATTTAAGCtgcatatttttcttcttcttaaTTCATAAAATTAGCAGCAATGTCACACAACAAAATCAACAATAATTTAGATGCCAGTTGTGTAAGAAAATGTCGTAAAAGGAAATATGCCTGCCTAGAAGAACGGAGATTAGCAAAAAATTCTCGACGAGCAAAACAAAATGAAATACCAATTTTAGATACTTTTGAGACACAAAATGTTGAAGGTGACCCGTTAAAATTTATAGCAACAACTCCAGATCTGCTACCTGATGTGCCAAATTGTGCATTTTGTGATGCTAAACGTATTTATTCAGAGTCACCTGCATTTTGTTGTTCATTAGGGGAAATAAATCTCTTGTCAACAGAAATGCCTTTCGAACTGGTACAATTGTATCTTGGTAATGCTGAAAATGCTGAGGAATTCAATAATTGTGTTCGTAGTTACAATAATATGTTTGCATTCACATCGATGGGAGTACATTGTGACAAATCTTTTGCTAAAAGAAATGCTGGAATTTATACTTTTCGTGTACAAGGTCAAGTTTATCACTTCATAGGACAACTAACACCATCAAATCATGAAAATCCCAAAAATCTTCaactatatttttttgacaCTGGCCATGAAATCTTGAACCGGATGCGTATTAGCTCAAAATTTAAGGAAACCCTTAtagaaaaaatgataaatattttaacggTAAATCCTTATGCAAATTTTTTCCGAAGTCTTAATAGTACTGAAAACCTACATGATTATAAAATCACTTTGCAAGCTGACCCTGCTATTGACCAACGAGTTTTTAATAAACCTACTGTATCTCAAGTTGCGGGAATATGGTTAGAATCtgatgaaaatgaacaatatgcGAGTCAACATATACaagtatatccaaaagatagtCAGACACagataattaaacattactttgCTTGTTACGATCCCATGCAATATCCTCTTATATTTCCAAATGGAGAATCTGGTTGGTatcgaaaaattgaaagattaaaccaacaacaaaagaaaatatatccTAGACCAACATGCAATAATGAAACCCTTTACAGCATCCAAAATTCTACGGATAAAGATTATCTCATAGACATTGAAAATCAGGGTAAGTTAGAATTGTTCctttttgtttctattttgaaatttattcttcaCATTTAGTTGTacttatatatttgttttattgtttatatagcTTTGGAAAAAAACAGCACTCAAAGATCAACAGTGTCATGTCGTGAATATTATTGTTATAAATTACAAATTAGAGAGAACGACAAATCTTTTTTGCTACATACTGGTAGGCTTCTACAACAGTATATAGTAGATATGTACATCAAAATTGAAACATCGAGGTTGGACTTTTTTAAAACTTCAAACATGCAAAATCGTTTAAGAAATGAAGCATATCGTGGTTTACTAGATAGTATAACACATGGATGTGAAATGGGTGCTGATATTGGAAAACGCATAGTGTTACCTACTTCATTTATTGGAGGTCCTAGAGATATGCGTAGAAGATATATGGATGCGATAACTTTAGTTCAACGCTATGGGAAACCTGATATTTTTTTGACAATGACTTCGAATCCAAATTGGCCAGAAATAAAAGCTCTATGTCTATCTTCTGATGAAATACATAATAGGCCTGACTTAATCACTAGAATATTTCATGCAAAACTTCAggttttaaaagatgaattgTTCAAGAAAGACATATTTGGTCATGTTATTGCTTATACTTATGTGATAGAGTTCCAAAAAAGAGGTCTACCACATGCTCATTTTTTGCTTATTTTCAATCAGGCATCAAAACTATTTTGTCCAGAAGCATTTGATAGAGTTGTTAGTGCCGAATTACCTGATCcacaaactcaaccatatttgCTTTCATTTGTTGTAAAGCATATGATGCATGGACCTTGTGGTTTGCTTAATCCATCGTGCCCTTGTATGAAAAAAAATCCTGTAAATTTAATTACCCTAAAGACTTCTCAGAGTATACAAAATATGGTACAAATTCATATCCAATATAGCGTCGTAGAAATGACAACCATATTGTTATTGTTAGGGGTTCACGACTAGATAATCGGTGGGTAGTACCTTACAATCAATATCTATTGGCTAAATTTAATTGCCATATTAATGTTGAAGTATGCTCAACAATCCAAGCTATAAAATAcatttacaaatatatttacaaatgacacgataaaattttatatacacTAGCTACAGATGAAAAAGAGCATGTGGTTGATGAAATCAAACAATTTCAAACTGCAAGATGGATTTCACCTCCTGAAGCTGCTTGGcgaattttcaaatttgatCTGAACCATGTGTATCCATCCATAATATGTTTACCTATTCATCTAGAGAATGAACAAGTTATAACTTTCCATGCTAATCAATCATTATACAACATTGCTAATAACCctacaaataaaaaaacaatgctaacccaatttttctacatgaataaatacaatgaatattctaaaaaaatgaATTGTTTATACGTTGAGTTTCCTGAATATTTTACATGGCACAGTGATTCAAAAGAATGGGAACCGCGTAAGAAACATGAGGTCATTGGTAGGATTTTTAATTGTCGTCCTTCAGACTGTGAAAAGTTTTATTTGAAGTTGCTATTAATGCATGTTAGGAAACCAACATCTTTTACAGACTTAAAAACAATCAATggagaaactttcaaaactttcaGAGAGGCTGCACGAACATTAGGCTTAATAGAGGCTGACAACACTGCTGATATGTGTATGCAAGAAGCTGCTGCTTACTTAATGCCTCATGCTTTACGACAGTTATTTGCCATTGTTCTTGTATATTGTAATCCAAAAAATCCCCAACATTTATGGCTCAAATTCGAAACTTTTCCTTCAGAAGATTTTAAACACAACAATGCTCTTTCTCCTGATGTAACTAAACACAAAGTTTTAACCATTCTTGGTAATTATTTGTATTCGATGGGAAAAAATTTAGAAGACTTCTTTCCTGCAAATGACGACCTAATTAGATGTTGTCATGATAATAtgacaaaagaattacaaaatgAACAAAACATAGTTATACCTGCTGAAGATATCTTAGCTGTTGAACAACTAAATATAGAGCAAAGACAGGCATATAATCGAATAATGTATCATGTTAACAATGATTTACCAAATGCTTTTTTTATTGATGGCCCTGGAGGCACTGGCAAAACTTTTTTATACAAAGCTATCATTGCAACAATTCGCTCAATGGTCATATAGCACTTGCTACAGCTACTTCAGGGTAGCAGCATCTTTGCTTCCAGGAGGACGTACTTCACattcaagatttaaaatacCTTTAGATGAAAATGATTCGAATTCTTGTAGCATTAGTAAACAAAGCACATTAGCTCATTTAATCAAGCtagcaaaattaattatttgggatgaagCTACAATGGCTAAACGTAGTACTATTAAAAAGTTCAACGAAATGCTTAAAGATGTAATGGGTTTAGATAGATTATTCGGTGGTAAAATTGTTGTGTTTGGTGGAGATTTTCGGCAAACCTTACCAGTAATTCTTAAAAGCACTAGAGATGTCATTACAGATGCCTCAATTATTATGTCACCTTTATGGAAAgaatttgacaaaataaaacTCAAGCAAAATATGCGAGCATTTCTCGATCCTGAATTCTCATCTTATTTGCTCAGAATTGGCAATGGAATCGAATATATTAATGACAAAGAGGAAATCCAAAtaccaaataaaataaacatttcattTGTAGATGATGTTACTTCTTTACATGCATTGATAGACATGGTATTTCCAAACATTTCTGATCCGAATATTGATTTATCTTCATTTTTTAAACGAGCTATACTTACTACAAGAAACGAATTCGTTCACGAAATAAATGATCTCCTAATTAGCAAATTTTCAGGCGAGGAGAAGACATATTTTAGTTGTGATGAAAACACAAGTAATTTTATCATACCAGACCAACAAGAATTATTTCACTGTTTGACTCCCCAAGGACTTCCTCCTCATAAATTAACTTTGAAAATTAATTCACCAATCATATTGCTAAGGAATATTAATCCTACCGAAGGTCTCTGTAATGGAACGCGTCTTCTTTGCAAAagattcaacaaaaatattatatatgctgaaatttcAGTAGGAACTCATGCAGGAAAGCCAGTATTTATTCCACGTATAACATTAGAAGCTCCACATGACAATTTTTCAACAATTCCATTTAAAAGAAAACAATTCCCAGTACGTCTATGTTATGCAATGACTATTAACAAAGCACAAGGTCAAACTTTGGATTTTGTTGGTGTCTACTTGAAAGAAGCTGTTTTCTCACATGGTCAACTCTATGTTGCTTTATCAAGAGCGAAAAATATAGGTAAAGTAAAAGTGCTTATTAGACCATCAACACCATTAATTCAAAATACgaattatacaaaaaatattgtatatcaCGAGGTTCTACAAGCTGCAAATATACATTAATATAGGTAAACTGTTACtctattatttttctatttgttAGGTATTTTCAATTACGTTAAATATTGTAGACAAAGCATTGTTATATTCAAATTAGATTTCTGCCTTTTCTGAAAATTTCCTACTCACAGTGgctacatttttatttaaaacaataagGTTCAGTTTCTTTATTACAACTGGTCCCAAAACTTTTACATaccctaaaaattattttataccaTATTAAAGTGTTATTCTTAAGAGATATCATATCTAAGGTATAAATTATATTTGTCATTTCTTATTGTGATTGTTAACAAGAACTTCTCTGTTAGAATTATCGAAAATAGCCATTTATATCTTGCTTGTTCTTCCTATACCATGCAGATCAATGAATGAAAAATGTACAGCTCTTTCAAATCTTAAACCAGAAACTCGCAACTGGTTTGTAAGGGTTTTGGTTGTAGAAAAAACCCCCATCCGTTTTTCGAAATGGGGAAGACagcaaaaaattattttcctgGATAAAGAGGTAAGATTATTTTAAagcattgtaaaaaaaaaattgttcttcaTATGGTTTAATTACACGCTTTATTTCATCCAGAATACAAGCATGCAAAGTATCATCTATGAACAAGATGTGGATCAACTAAACAAGTTGGTTGAGCTTTACAAAACTTACTATGTCGGGAATGCCAAGATCAAGGAAATAAGTGGAAACACACCGATTATGGCAGCATCAAAACATCAAATGATCTTGAGTCGAAGCACTTACATTAAACTTGCAGACGTAAAAGAACAACTTCCCGTGGACCATGCTTACGAACTTACTTCGTTTGGACAATTCCCACAAATAGCAGACATGCATAACAAACAAATCAGCTAAGTTTTTTCCCCAATTTTCCTTTCACATCCTGAAATACCAACTAAGTCTTGTTATTTAATGAACAGGTCTTGTGTTTTAGACTTATTGTGCAGTGTTATGCATGTGTTTCCACCACGGTTGTTGAGAAAACTAAAAAACACTTACAGGACTTTGTCGTTGTCAACGAAGAGTAAGtcatttcatttcaaaataTACAATGTCAATTGGTGCACTTTAGATTTTTCATAATCATATTCAAAGAGATATTACAGCTTTATTATGCATACAGACGCAAACCTTTAATCCTCACATTATGGGAGGAATTTCTGGAAAACGAAGCTCCTTATCTGGTTGAAAATGTTCACAACATGCCCATCATTTTGGGAATGAGGCTTTCTGTGAACACATTTTACGGTAAGATAAGCTTGATTTTATTCCATTATATAAAAACTTTACTAAGTAAATCTGAATGATAAATagctaaatatatattatagcaagttatattgatatatagtagtctttgctcattaaaatatattatcacaGGGTTGTCCATTGGAACAGTGCCAAATAGTACTATTTTATTTGAGCCTCCTATACCACAGGCCAAACAACTGATGATATGGTAATTTATGTCCCCTCACTATTAGTTATGTTATTACAATATTTGCTTCCTATTCCTTAATTGTATACAAAAAAACTGCTATTTTGAGTGAAAACCCAATAAATAATTTAGATTTATCTTTGTAGGATAAACAACAACAAAGAATATATTGAAAGTGTTGTTACCGAGAAGTTATATGAAAAAGCAAAACAAGCAATAGCCCCACCTCTTAGCTTTCAGATGCGGAAAATCAGTCAAATTCTTAGCTTGACTGAAATGGTAATTTTACATTCATTCATGCATTGCTTTACCTTCATTTACACCTCAAAAATATAAACtattctaaataaatatatgcATTTACAGGTCAAATCTTTTTGGATCAGAGCTACGCTGAAAATAACTGATTCTGAACATCGATTATACTTTTTAGCTTGTCCAGGTTGTTCTAGAGCATCTAGAGGAGCCTACAAATATGAATTTACATGTTTCTGCTGCAACAATGATTTCCCAAGCCCAAAACCATTGTAAGTCATAATTATAGGTTACATAACTACACCAGCAACCAACATGCTATCTTgtactatatatttatattctaaTAATCTTGCATTGTAACCAATTATATCTATTTAGGTTACGTTTTCAAGCAGATTTGTACGATGGAACTGGGAATTTACGTGCTTTTGTGGAACATAACGAGCCAAAAATACTATTAGGCATGTCCGGCGAAGAAATCATCGAAGCAGAGCAACaggtatatttatataaaatccaTTTCCCTACAATAGAACAATCCCCATATCTGTTAAGATTCATTGTACTTATTTATGACAGGAAAGAGAATTTAGTCTTGACAGTATTAATGAACAATTCAAGAAACTACAGTTCCTACTTCAAATCAAAACATCAAAAAACGAACTCAGGGGGAGAGTTTTCGTTCGACATACAATAATCGCATGTCTACCAACATCTGATTCATCGTCAACATCACACAGCTCCGAAGAAAAAAGCACATCTTTACATACGCATAAAGACCATGAGGCAGATATTGCTATGATTGAATCTCAAGAAAGCACCTCAAAAACACCAGAGGAACATCTGGCAATAGAACTTGTCGAACATCAAATTGCCTCAAGTGGTAAAAGAAAACTTGAAGCTAAGAAAGATATGACCAAAGAAGGCTTGAAGCATTCAAAACAAGACTAAGGTACTTACAAACTACACACTATAAAATACGATATTTTTCACACAACTAATAAAAGACGTATTTTGGTGTCCTTGGTTATTGGAATTTGGAGCCTCTGCTTTGCTATGTTTTGTTGGTGtagattttttgttttgttattctgtgtttttttttttgtataccAGCTCAACAACGCCTTCATTTGCAGCGACTATTGGTGGTGTCAATGCTTTTGGTTTTTGTGGTTTCAATATTCCGATTTTTGTCCAAACTCCTTAGTAATTGTGGTTTATCCAAAGTCCTTAATAATTGTGGTTGGAAGTTTCCGTTTGATTTATATGTTCTTATGCTCGTAGTTTAACTCtctatttttgtttgtttgtgttCGTTGTTTAGTCTTTCGTCTCACTAAATCTTGAAGCTATGATTGTTTACTACAGTCTACGTGCTTCTTGGAGCTCAGATAATGTACTATAGAAGTTGTTATGTCGGGCTGCTGTTGTTAGCTTGCTAACtcaaatatgtgtgtgtatctATCTGTTTGCTTGCCTTATTGATATCTAACATTGTTGATAGTGCTTTTACCCTCCATTTTCAGGTATTGTTTGTTCTTCATGGCAGCCTATCTATTGGTGCACCCCATATGTGTCCATCTTTTGTGAAAATTGTTGTTTGCTCCTAGCTAGGTTTCGTTTTCACATTTCCAAAATTCCTTCAATTTTCAGCTAGCTTTTGCTGTTAGCATATTGTGAGATACTGTTGTGTTGTGTTGTTGTTGCTTTACCAATTAGAACAAGCGTGCGTGTGTTATTGATGCTATAAAACGTAGCATCAAGAGCTTAACATTGTACACGGAGATTCGACTAAATATATCTTATTGCCGACCTTAACAttttacataattaaaattttaaaacttacacggaatttaaaaaattgtacaCGGAGATCATCCCAATtattcttatatattttaaaattaatttttctatttttataaataGACTGATTAAtcaaatctataaaaaaaatttaaaaaaaatagtacttAACCATGCGAAAAGCCTCCTCACGAGACTCATCCGCACGATTCTATCCTTGCACGCGGAAACATCCTCGTCCATAAGGTTTAATTGGATTTATGGACGGTTTAGAGGTATAAACGAATTAAGTTTTTCAAGTCGTcttgaaaaacatttatttcatatttgaatttatagaaTTCGAGCAGAACTCGAaaatgttcaaatttttttgcagCGGACTCGAACCCAAATTATATTGTTTGATATTTATTGAGCTGCTcccttgatattttaataatataatctaaatatatataaaataaataggtTTTAAGTCGTTCGAATATTTATTTTCGAGCAATGGTTCAAGTAGCTCGCaagaattttcgaatttttctagCAGAACTTGAACCCAGGCCCTGATTCAAATCgaactcgaaaaaaaaaatttaaaattttcaagctTGGAATAAGCATTGTCCCGCTTTTTTTCCAAAGAATTACTCAGCTGCCAAAACAACCaccattttcttttcaaatgtgGGCAATAATATTTAGTATATTGTGTACTGGATCCATATGTTTTGACATTCATATACTCAGCTGCAGGCATTAATTTCTGCTAATTGATTAGAATAAAAGAGCTAAATGTTGtgaattgttttctttgtgttaGCTGTTTGCCTTGTAATGAATTGAAGTTATATTATTGGATTTTTCATTGATGCTTTTTACAATGGCTTAAATTCCTATATTTGGTGACGCATTAAATACTACACGTTAGCTTGTTTTTTTTATGGTATTTGGCTTTTTTCCTCAGGGTCAAATCAACAGTTAGCCACAAAGGTTCACCTATGCTTATAATGATGAATGCAGAACAACTCATTTTGTACTTTTTGGGTTTCAACTTTTGGAAAACATAATGTAA comes from Primulina huaijiensis isolate GDHJ02 chromosome 5, ASM1229523v2, whole genome shotgun sequence and encodes:
- the LOC140976214 gene encoding uncharacterized protein, with protein sequence MPIILGMRLSVNTFYGLSIGTVPNSTILFEPPIPQAKQLMIWINNNKEYIESVVTEKLYEKAKQAIAPPLSFQMRKISQILSLTEMVKSFWIRATLKITDSEHRLYFLACPGCSRASRGAYKYEFTCFCCNNDFPSPKPLLRFQADLYDGTGNLRAFVEHNEPKILLGMSGEEIIEAEQQEREFSLDSINEQFKKLQFLLQIKTSKNELRGRVFVRHTIIACLPTSDSSSTSHSSEEKSTSLHTHKDHEADIAMIESQESTSKTPEEHLAIELVEHQIASSGKRKLEAKKDMTKEGLKHSKQD